The stretch of DNA ACAAAACCAAGATTCCGAACGTTCGTTGCGGCGAACGTGGCCGAAGACAGGGACAATTGTCGATCGCGAGAAGATTCCGGATCGTCGTGCGGCGAGATCACGGGACGCCATGGTGCTAGATGGAAGGATCGCGGACATCGAGATTGTTTGCCGTGGAGGATGATATTGCGTGATACGCGCCGATTACGTTAATTTGATTTACGTAATGGCAAATTTGTAATTTAGGCAGTGCCACCCTATGGGTTATAAATATGTGGCACCTAGGATTGAGGGGTATGCGTTTTTAGGATTTCTGGGTGTTGCTACAGTAGCCGCCGTGAACGGTTCCGCCGTGAACAGTTCCGCGCTACAGTAGCCGCCTCCCTAAAGCTCTTCTTGCGTGCACTCCTCTCTCCAGTCTAGCTTGCGTGCACTCCTCTCTCCAGTCTAGCCTAAGATTTAATTCCTAGTGAGGGATTTTTGTTGATCTCTCTAATCAAGAGAGGGAGGACGATCGGGCGGAGGCTAGATGCAATTTTGTAAGAACAAGTACTTGGTTTAATACTTTATCATTAAGTATTGTTCTTCGTTTCATTGCATCATGCTTATCCGTTCTTCGTCAAGTTTATCGTCGGTTTCAATCTAGGTTTTCTTGATCCGCATTTTATACTTAATTTCCTTGCATAATATTTTGGGAATAGCTTTCTAGTGATCTTGTGAACATATGTTTCGAGTTTCCTCGCGTTTGGATCTAATTTGCTAAAGTTCTTGAAATTTGAGAGTTTGATCTGTTTTGATCTGTTTGCTTCCGTGCGAAATTATTTTGAGTTGCTCCCAATCACCCCCACTCTGGTCGCATTATCCGATCCTACACTGCCGCTATCGAATCGAAGTTCTGTTCGACTTGAGTAAACTGCACCAGTCGAACCACCACTGGAGCTGCCCTTAAAAAAGGGTGGGCAACAAGAATCTTCTGATCTTGGCATTTCATTTTCCTTTCTATATACTTCCACTCAATCAGTCGTTGACCTCACACAGAACCCACAAGTCAGAACACAGATCTAGCACTACGTCACACGCACACACAGGCTCATAGATCACTGACAGTGATCCACAGTGCTAAACCTGCTACCTGCATCCTTCCAATCCTGCAATCCAATTACTCTAAAAGGTGACCTTAAAACATGCTGCTGCTCTTCATGTGTAGCTGGTCAACAACTGATGAGCATACTATACTACTGCAGCCTCCTTGACGACGTATCAGGGAACGGCATCTCATCAGTTTTCACTGACCTGGGATTCGCAGGAACCAAGCAGATGCTGTCGCCCAAGTTTTTAACCCTGAATCACCACACTGACTGGTCAGACCGCCGAGGCCACTTCTTCATCGGGGGGTTAAATCAAATCAAAACTACTGAATTACCAACGCATGCACGGTGTGGTGTCAGTATAAAATTAATTAACAAACAATTAAGCAGGTCTCGTTTCATCTCCCAGCTTCTTCAACGCTTGCAACCGGACGCTCACGCCATCTCCGATAGTCCGTTCCAGACCTCGAGGCTGAAGAATCTCCTCCGGCCGGGAGCGGCGGCCATTCCGAGACGACAGGCAACGAGAGGGAGCATTAGAGAAAGCAGAGCTTGCATGGCGGACACGGACTTGTGAGCGAGCGCACGCCAACAACAGGAGCTAGGACACCGAGAGAGAGGCCGATCCCGCTGCTGCTCTACGCAAAGCCCGTGTAGGTCAAACACGCAGACAAGTAGTGCTGCTGTGACCGTACTAGGCTGCGATTACTGCTGtgttttttaagaaaaaattgTGGTGGTGATCGATTAGTAGTGGTTAGAGGAGGCATTTCCATGCCTCGGTCAAGTCACGCACTGTACTCCCAAGGAGACCAAGCAGAGATGTTTAATTTCTGGGCTTTCTACTTGACACCATGACGTGCGATCACCTATTAACCAAAGTTCAGTTTTTTTTATCAGGGCAAGTGTGATGACATTTCATCACAATAACAAAAGGAAacaccccaccccccccccccaaaaaaattATCCCAATGACTTTTGAAGCTGGAATACATTTAGAGCAGGCTACTTCGAAATGTCGTCTTTGTCGGGTGGTAACAGATCATGGCTATAGTAGTTTCTTCAAAATCCAACTTAATCTTTATTTTTTTAGCTCAAGATTGTATAAAATTAGAGTCCGGCCCTTTTAGGATCCGATTTTTAGATTATCTAgataaaattttaaaattttaaagTTGTTTACCACCCTACTCGCGACAAAACTGTTGTCGGTGccaattttgaaaatttggaaaCCCAATGAGTCTATCGCATTGAAGAGCTACCGGCACAGAGCCGAAGAGAACAACCTAAATATTCCCAGCCTCCTCTCCAAACATGCTCTCAAGTCTCAAGTCTCAACTCAAACTCCGAGTCCATTGCCTTGGCGTTTGGAGAGGAGACCTTGTGAGCCGAGCCTGACCAGCTGCGAGCCTGTGACACGCTACAAGCGACAACCCTTGTTTCGACATGTTCTGCCTGCGACCTTGCCCATGTCCTCACCCAAGCGGCCATGCACAACCAAAACCCAGTATTCCTAACGCTGGCTAGCCTCCAAAGCTCCATTAAAAATCGAGTAGGTTTTCCTTGGACCTGCACTCCAGCCTTTACAGAACAGAAAAAAACCTTCCTGAGTCTGCAGACGTTTTGTTTTCAGCGTGCACGCTGATGATACAGTCATGCTCGGCTTGCTCAGTCAGGCTTCAGAGTTCAGAGTTCAGATCATGTGTGTGCGATCGTTATTGGTGTGTGATCTCAGATTGCTTTGTCAATGATTAGGTCAGGGAGCTAGTTGCGGCAAGTGGCTGTGCAATTTGCAGCTAATCCTAGGGTTGGGATGGGATCTTAATCTGAATTTGTAGCTCGGTGGCAGCACTAAGGATTTTTTAGTGCTTGGGAATCTGACTGGAGATGAGGTCTACTGTAACCATGCTGGCACTGCATGAGCTGACCTAGGAAGTCAGTAGTCTTGTCTGCTCACCACCGGTTGATCAGATTGCTACTATTTTTCTTTTGGTACAATTTTTTAATAAATTCTTTTGAAACAGTAGCTGAAAACAGGTTGGTGCGATCTATCCTGAAACCTGAATAGCTGACAGTctatctccaaccgtcgttctTTATATCCGTTTCTATAttcttcatttacagaattctctacaagattctctcctctatatctcatttctcttcaacaacgttctctaaatctcgttctctatacattaaaccctatattagaaacgtattttgttccaaatttttgtacgtacgtatttatcatacctcaatatggatatattttatttttatttaattcaatgtttaaaacgtaaagaaaaaatagagaagaggagagagaatctttatatataaaggaaagctgtagcgttctctattttagaggaccatttagagaacgctgctggagcagtAGAAAACGAAATCTTCTCTCTATATATAGATAGTTATAGAAAGGGTACACAACGGTTCAGAGAATACCGAGCCTTACTTCCTGTTCCAGTACAGATTCAGTTCTTGGGCTGCGGAAGCAAAGGCATGAATAATTGGAAGGTACTGCGACATGTCCTGCGGTTTATTTATCTCACCACCTTGTCCTTGCCCCCATCTTTGCATGATGAGGTCCTGTATGGCTGTATCTATCGTTAGGCAGAAAAATTGGTACAAGTTTGGGCTTCAATGCGGATCCAAGAAACAATTGGGATCTTACGGGAATGGACTAGGAAAAAAATTATGTAAGGTCATGTTTGGTTTCGGAAGGCTAAATTTTAACCTTATCATATAAAAATAATCTTACaatttaggagtattaaataaaatctgtttataaaactttttcatATATGGTATTAATTCTCGAGACGAATTTAAtgagtctaattaatccataatttgcaacaGTAATACTACAGTAACCATCAACTAATCATAAATTAATatcctcattagattcgtctcacgaATTAGCCCAGAGGTTCtgtaattagttttgtaattagattttatttaatacttctgaATGATAAAATTCTTTTTGATATGACACGGCTAAAAATTAGCCCTCCTAAACGAAACACTCACCGAGAAAGACGTTATCTTTGTGCACGGGGCAAGATATTGGTGAGAACGGTGAAAGCTTCAGCATTCAAGTGGAGTTCCCGAGTTGTAGAAGCTCCAGCCAACTTGTACTTTGCTACTTTCTactctctttctttctctccctatgttatattttgttttgttttaaGGGGTGTTTGGTTCTTCAGAATTTATTTTAAACCCTATCATATTAAATATTTTAATACCAATTAGAAAGATTAaatataagttaattataaaactaactgcataagCCTATGGTTTATTCACGAAataaatctattaagcctaattaatccataattagcacatatttactgtagcattaTATGGGCTAATCCtaaactaattaggtttaatagattcgtctcgcgaataaaTCTAGGGattataaaatttattttatcaaTAAACTATGTTTAATACTTATAATTAGCATCTAAACATCTGATGCGACGGGacttaaaatttattttgccaTTTGTACAATCCTTTGAtcaatatttatttatttatttatacctgcaaaaaatgattattttaaatttgatgcCATTATGTCCGTATTCAATTTTTTCGTATGCACGTGGTTGTGTATCACATAAATAAAATAGGTGGTAAAAGTCATGTCCTAGTAAAATGCAATAGTAAAATGCAAAATAAAGTAAGTCTAAGGGCAAGGACATTGCTACACGTCAGAGCGGTCTCATAGATTATCTCATGCAGATTCACATAGAATTTTTTATGACgtggaggggagaggggaggagaGAGAACCAGGTGGTTGTTTCGCTTACTCATCATTAGTTGTCATACACTCATAATATTTTTTTCACAAATTAAGGATATCATACTAACATGAGACAACAAAAACAATAATGTTGTCTTTTCAGTCGTGCCCCTAAGGAGAGAATCAAAGAATACTGCTCAATTCAAAATATTTTACTAATTATTATGCTATCTTTCGTTCAGTAATAAATCTCAAACTACATACAAATACTAGGGAAAATTCATATTACAGAATTCCTGTGATATTTTTTATCAGACTCTAAAGTAAAGTTGCAGCATTTGACATGAAATTGACGTTGGACCCCTTGGACAAAAGATCGGATTCAGATGAGGCCGAGCAGAAACTGTTGCCATAATTCAGTCTGAGTGGCAGCATGGATGGATTGGATGGGGCGACGAAAAAGTTCCTCGAGCCTTTTCGGCGACAGCTCACTGCTTCACAAGGCCTATGTGGCTATTTGACTTTGTCCTCTCCAATGACATGCTGAATTCTCTGTGCAGCGGCAAGATTCACACACACACCTCACACATGACctgatccatccatccatccacatCACCAGTGTCATGCCAAGTTGACAAAGCTAAGGAGAACGGAGATAGTAATCATATGGATAAAGATAGGTCCATGGCCTGACACGACGCAAGTCATGGTAAGCTCAGCTGCAATTCATATTGGatatgtttttttttaaaaaaaacaggTAGAAGACTACTGCTAAAGTGAAAACATTATTGTCCTTCAAAAAAGACAAAAAAATATGTCCTTCAAAAAAATGGAAACATTATTGCATAAACACGGGATATCAAAAACACTGTTGAACTGTCAATGCTAGTGTATGGATTTTCAATGATGGAAGTCAATGTCAGTTTGGGGTACGAGTAGTTCTCAGCATTAAAATTTCAACTAGGGGCCCTTTCAACTAATGGAAAGAACTCATTTGCTTTAGCCCTATCTAAACTTGGGCGGGAACCATTTAAAAGATAAAAGCTAGTAGAACAGATACAAACTTGTTATATGCATAAAAAAACAAATCATCATGAAGAACAAGAAAAGCAGCATAAAACTAGGCGAAAAGGCCAGAGACAGCTCCACAAACCAGTCAAGGAACGATCATTGTGGCAAAGCTTTTGCTTTAACCCCCTCAGGAAAAAATCACGACTAATAACACTGCATTTCAATGGAAAAAACTTTTCTTAAAAAATTGAGGAAAAGTCAATGCCCAAGCACTTGTTTGGATGCAGCAGCTGCTTTACAGCTCGGCCACTCTATTCTGTGATGTGGGTCTCAGGGGAAAATATTGCTACCAAACCCAACACTTTGTTTTTACTTGAAGACAGTACACTAAAAAAAAAGCACTCACAAGCGGCTGCCCCCCAAAAATTGTGTCTGTCAGTACTTTATTACTCCAGTCCAGAGTGAGAGGTAGGAGGAACAAAGTCCAGAACAAATAAAAAAAGTTGGTGGTGTACTGGtgggctgctgcagctgctagTAGCTCTTGCAAGGCAATGAATGCAACCTCCCCCTCATCATGATGCACTGCATTTAGTGGCCCTGAAAACACTTGCAAGGGGTTTGGTGAGAGGAGCTAGGGTGTGCCTGGTCTCTGCATCTGAGTTTCTTCCCCCCATCTGGAAATCGAGCTGGGCTCTTTCTCCTGTTTGTGGCTGTAGATTTCGAAGCTATTCCAGCACATCCCGTCCCATTTCGATTCACCAGTTGGTTTGAGCATTGTTCTTGCTGCTGAACAGCTCAAGAGGGAGAAAAAGTGGAGTCAAATCTTTTGGATTCCTCTGCTTTCTTTTTTTCGTTATTTGACGCTGTGCTCTTTTCTTTAATTTGAGTTCTTGATCCTGCCAAAAGCAAAAGCCCTCACCTTTGCAACAAAGTTGAGGGGTGTCCTCGCATTTCAACCCCTGACCAATCCCTCCCATTCCAGAGCTCCAATCTCTACCTGCAATTTCCCCATCTCCAAATCCGTTTCCCTCTCCAAAACCTCGGATTTCCAcacccctccaccgcagcagttCTTGATTCACCCAGACCCAGTTATTCAATGATCCAGTTTCCCCTCCCGAAACTGCAGTTTTCCTGCATTTGTTGGTCCAAGAATACAACGAAATCTCTCCATTTCCCACGGAAATCTCAGGGTTTTCACCCCTCAATGCCTCAGTCTGCTCATTGATTCAGACCGCCGTCGGAAAGCTGCGATTTTTCTGTCCGGGAGCGGCCATTTCTCGATCAGAGGCACATGCATCTGTCGCTATGGAAGCCGCTCTCCCACTGCGCTGCCGTCCTCCTCGCCAAGAACCACCGGCGTcgcggcggtgggggcggcgggcACGGTGGCCGCGGTAGCAACGGCCACCGTGACGACCCGTCCTCATTCCTCCGGCAGCTGCGGGACACGCTGGATGCGGCATCGGAGGACGGCTCCCTCTACCCGCTGCCGGACGCCGACGGAGCCGATGCGGACGCCGCCGTGTCCCGCTCCCGCTCCTTGGCGCGCCTGCGCGCGCAGCGGGACTTCCTGCGCGCCACCGccctcgccgctgccgccgggcCGTTCCGGTCTCTCTCCGACCTCCCGTTGCTCTCCCACGCCATCGCCACCTTCCTCGCCATGTACCCGGACTATGCTTCAACCGCCGATGTGGACCGTCTTCGCGTCGACCATTACTCCCACCTCGACGCACCTGGTGCCGGCAGGGTCTGCCTGGATTACTGCGGCTTCGGTCTCTTCGACTCTAGCTGGGATTCTTCTTCGTCGTCCTTTACATTGCACGGACTCAATGCCAATTTGAGCAACCATGCACTCTATGGCGGTGCGGAGCCCGGCACCGTGGAGAATGATATCAAAGAGCGCATCTTGGAGTACCTCAATGTGCCAGCCAGCGAGTATGCGCTGGTTTTCACAGTGAGCCGAGGGTCAGCATTTCGGCTGCTTGCTGAATGCTACCCCTTCGAGACCAACCGCAGGCTGCTGACAATGTTCGACCATGAGAGCCAGTCAGTCAACTGGATGGCACAGAGTGCACGGGCAAAGGGTGCCAAGACGCGCACTGCATGGTTCCGTTGGCCAACACTGAAGCTCTGCTCTACGGAGCTGCGGAAGGAGATTGTGGGCAAGAAGAAGGGTCGGCGACGGGATGCTGCAGTTGGGTTGTTTGTTTTCCCTGCGCAGTCTCGGGTGACCGGTGCCAAGTACTCCTACCAGTGGATGGCGCTGGCACAGCAGAATGGGTGGCATGTGATGCTTGATGCCGGTGCACTTGGTCCCAAGGACATGGATTCGCTGGGGCTCTCTCTGTTTCGGCCGGACTTCATTATAACTTCATTCTACAGGGTGTTTGGTGCAGACCCGACTGGGTTTGGTTGTCTTCTAATCAAGAAGTCGGTAATTGGGAGCTTGCAGGGGAGAAACGGGTGTAATGCGTCGGGGATGGTGAGGATTGTTCCTGTGTTTCCACAGTATCTCAGTGACTCAGTTGATGGATTTGATGCATTTGATGGGCTTGAAGATGACTCGGGCATTAACAAAGATGAAAAGCCAGCTTCTAATGCTCAAAATGGGTCGCAACTGCCAGCATTTTCAGGTGTCTACACGTCTGCTCAGGTTAGAGAGACTTTTGACAATGATCCTGGTCGTGACAGCAGCTCGGATAGGGATGGGGCAAGCACCATCTTTGAAGAAACTGAGAGCATCTCGATGGGCGAGGTCATGAGGAGTCCAGCATTCAGTGAGGACTGTTCATCAGAAAACTCTTTCTGGGTTGATGTTGGCCAGAGCC from Panicum hallii strain FIL2 chromosome 3, PHallii_v3.1, whole genome shotgun sequence encodes:
- the LOC112886607 gene encoding uncharacterized protein LOC112886607 translates to MHLSLWKPLSHCAAVLLAKNHRRRGGGGGGHGGRGSNGHRDDPSSFLRQLRDTLDAASEDGSLYPLPDADGADADAAVSRSRSLARLRAQRDFLRATALAAAAGPFRSLSDLPLLSHAIATFLAMYPDYASTADVDRLRVDHYSHLDAPGAGRVCLDYCGFGLFDSSWDSSSSSFTLHGLNANLSNHALYGGAEPGTVENDIKERILEYLNVPASEYALVFTVSRGSAFRLLAECYPFETNRRLLTMFDHESQSVNWMAQSARAKGAKTRTAWFRWPTLKLCSTELRKEIVGKKKGRRRDAAVGLFVFPAQSRVTGAKYSYQWMALAQQNGWHVMLDAGALGPKDMDSLGLSLFRPDFIITSFYRVFGADPTGFGCLLIKKSVIGSLQGRNGCNASGMVRIVPVFPQYLSDSVDGFDAFDGLEDDSGINKDEKPASNAQNGSQLPAFSGVYTSAQVRETFDNDPGRDSSSDRDGASTIFEETESISMGEVMRSPAFSEDCSSENSFWVDVGQSPLGSEKSGQFKKGKLGSPLPSSWFNGRKCNKRMSPNLTSRISRSPLYDGHVISFDAVVLSVSQDADCLKEDPEEEFFENGRRTHFRQVSEIQEEPDVEEEVACQHGMNGGAEHKESAIRRETEGEFRLLGGRDGNSRFTGGRLFGVEDIGGGLSMGRRVSFSTEANIIADRLNRASDAGEASGYTFRDDDGCATDGYDDAQDWGRREPEIICRHIDHVDMMGLNRTTLRLRYLINWLVTSLLQLKLPDSKGGDGLPLVHIYGPKIKYERGAAVAFNVKQSDGAFVNAEVVQKIAEKNGISVGIGFLSHIKLDMNQKQLNGMLDIPEASFYKNGRRDNKKVTVRVEVVTASLGFLTNFEDVYKMWAFVAKFLDPSFLESELLTISADHSEGQT